DNA sequence from the Vibrio ishigakensis genome:
ACTAGTGCCAAGGCTTGCCAGTGTGGTTACCCCTCGTAAAGAGATAGGCGAAATCGCAGCAAAACAGCTACTACAAAGAATCGAAAGTAAATCGAAGAAAACCGACAACATCTGCCTAGATGTAGAGTTAGATTTTGGAGAAAGCGTCTAGCGTTAACAGGGTCTATAACGGCTTATAGACCCATCTCAATTTTAAAGCTTTTTAGACAAAACACTCAGCGCGCCACTAATACCGGTTTCTAGTTCAACCAGATTGCTTGCCAGCATATAAGCTGGAGTGGTGATCACCTTATTCTCTTCATCCACATGATGCTCAACTGCAGAGCAAGCAATATGCTTAACGCCTGTCGGCTCAAGTGCCTGGATGGTATCGGCATCACTGCCAATGGTCAGAGATACGTTTGGTAGGGATTTGGCCACCAACACAGGAGCGATACACATCGCCAATACCCATTTTCCTTGTCCATGGAAATCGTTGATTGCTTGGCTGATCTCAGGAAGCACACCGTACTCAGCGCCTTTCACTGCAAAATCAGAGAGGTTCTTGGCGGCACCGAAGCCACCCACAAACACCAAGGCATCGAAGTCACTTTGGTTGAGCTTAGCAAGTGACTGGGTATTGCCGCGGCTAACTCTGTTGGATTCTGCCAATACATTACGTTGCTCAGATTCAAACACCTCACCAGTTTGGTGATTTACGACATGAAGTTGAGTGATATCCGGAGCAAATGTTTGGTACTCAATGCCGAGCTTTTCTAATGAGAGCATAGTAATCACACTTTCGTGAAGCTCCGAGCCATCAAATACACCCGAACCTGACAGTACAACTGCGACCTTAGCCATAATGCGTTTCCTTATCTTGTTGTTGGTTTATTCCAATATATGCCTGCTGATAAGAAACATAAATTTTCGATGTGACAATCTGACTGCTGAATAGAGAGTAAACCTCACAATTGTGATCCACTTAAACCTGCGCTACTCATCTCCATTTGCTTTCATTTTTTTAGATATATATGCATCACTCTAACTAAGCTTGAAAACTCGATAAAATACATATCCTGTAACAGTACGCATCCCCTTAAAGCCTTTGTATAGCCTCGTTTTAACGATCCAGATCTCAATTTTTAGATGAATCTCAAAATCCGCTTTATTTTACAAATGTTACTGGTAACTTGTTACCCGTAACTTAGAGCATAACAATCCAACTCTAAGAAAAACTATCGCGAGGTCTCCCCCGAGTCTGGCGAATACAAACAGAAGAAGAATGTCGCCACATGAGTGGCGGTGCGTGAACTCAAAAGTCGGCTATCTGGCTGTGATAGACCGCAAAATGACTTGGCTACAAACGACTTAGCCAACCTCTGCACACTTAGGAGTGATAAAAAATGTCCAACAATTTCAGCGCCCTAGCCAATTCGGTAGTGGAGAAGATGGGTGGAGCGAGCAATGTGATTGCCCTTACCCACTGTATGACCCGCCTGCGTTTTGTTACCAAAGACGAAGCGGGGATCGATGCCGATGCGCTTAAGAAGATCAAGGGTGTTATGGGCGTTGTGCAAAACGGTGACAAGTGCCAGGTTATCGTGGGTAACAATGTGGCTGCGGCATACAAAGAGGTGATGAAACTGCTTAACCTTGATGGTAGTGCAGCAGATGACGCTCCAGCTCCTAAAGTGAAACTGACTCCTAAGGTTATCGGCGCCAAGATGCTTGATGCACTTGTGGGCACCATGTCACCGCTTATCCCTGCCATCATCGGTGGCTCTATGGTTAAGCTTGCGGCCATGCTTCTGCTGATGTTCAACGTTTACGAAGCTGACCACTCGACCATCATCCTACTGAACACCATAGGTGACGGTGCCTTCTTCTTCCTACCTATCATGGTAGCGGCATCGGCAGCGATTAAATTCAAAACCAATATGTCATTGGCCATCGGTATTGCCGGCGTCTTGGTTCACCCTAACTTTATTGACCTGATGGCTCAGGCGGCCGAAGGTAAGCATGTTGACCTATTTGGTATCCCAGTAGAGTCTGTGCGCTACACCTACACCGTTATTCCTGTGCTTATCATGACTTGGATTCAGTCATACATTGAGCGCTGGGTAGATAGCATTACTCCTACCGTGACTAAGAACTTCCTTAAGCCAATGCTTATCGTTCTAATCGCAGCGCCAATCGGCATCCTTCTGGTAGGCCCTATGGGTATCTGGATTGGTACGGCTATCTCTACTCTGGTTTACACCATCCACGGCACTCTAGGCTGGCTAGCAGTAGCTATCATGGGCGCACTATGGCCACTACTTGTACTGACTGGTATGCACCGTGTGTTTACACCAACCATCATCCAAACCATCGCTGAAACTGGTACCGAAGGCATGGTAATGCCATCTGAAATCGGTGCAAACATAGGTATGGGTGGCGCATGTCTAGCGGTAGCTTGGAAGACTCGTAACATCGCTCTTAAACAAACCTCTATGGCAGCAGGTGCATCAGCCCTAATGGCGGGTATCTCAGAGCCAGCACTATACGGCGTATTGGTTCGCTTGAAGCGACCACTCATCGCGACCCTAATCACAGGCTTTATCGTAGGTGGCCTAGCAGGCTATGCGGGCATCGCCAGCCACTCAATGGCCGCACCTAGCCTATTCACCAGCGTGCAGTTTATCGACGTAAACGACCCAATGAGCTTGGTGTGGGTACTTGGCCTAATGGCACTGTCGGTAGTTCTTTCGTTCGTCCTAACCCTAATGCTTGGCTTTGACGATATCCCTAACGAGGAAGAAGACGACATGAACAAGTCTCACAAGAAAGAAGCGGATAAAAAAGAAGAACCAAAGCTTACTGAAGCTCCAGTAGCTGCCAAAGCCACCGCTTAAACATCAAATTATTTAGCCACCTCAGCTTGGGGTGGCTACAAAAAATTAAAGGCACAGCATGTCCAAAACTACATTTCCATCAGATTTCCTTTGGGGTGGCGCAATTGCCGCTAACCAATCAGAGGGTGGCTACCGAGAGGGTGGCAAAGGATTAACCACAGTAGATATGATCCCTTACGGTGAAAACCGCATGCCTATCAAGCTTGGTCAAGTGGACTCGGTTGAGCTAGACCCAAGTGAATACTATCCAAGCCATAACGCTATCGATTTCTATAATCGCTACAAAGAAGACATTGCTCTTCTGGCTGAGATGGGGTTCAAAACCTTCCGTATTTCAATCGCTTGGGCTCGCATCTTCCCGAAAGGTGATGAAGAAACACCAAACCAAGAAGGCATCGACTTCTACCGCTCAGTATTTGAAGAGTGCAAGAAATACGGCATCGAGCCGCTGGTAACCCTGTGCCATTTCGATGTGCCAATGCACCTAGTGAACGAATATGGTTCATGGCGCAGCCGCGAAATGATCACCTTCTTTGAGCGTTATGCCCGTACCTGTTTCGAGGCCTTTGATGGCTTGGTTAAGTACTGGCTAACCTTTAACGAAATCAATATTTTACTGGCTAGCCCATTCTCGGGCGCGGGAATACTCTTCCAAGAGGGCGAGAACCAAGACCAAGTGAAATACCAAGCAGCGCACCATGAACTGGTCGCTAGCGCCTTGGTAACTAAGTTGGCTCATGAGATCAACCCTGAAAACCAAGTGGGCTGTATGCTGGCCGGCGGTAACTTCTACCCATACTCCTGCAAGCCTGAAGATGTTTTCACAGCAATGCAGAAGGACCGTGAGAACCTGTTCTTTATCGATGTTCAGTCACGTGGTTACTACCCTTCTTACGCTCAGCGTGTATTCGATGAGAAAGGTGTCGTTCTCGACATTCGCGAAGAAGACCACGAGATCTTGAAAAATACCGTAGATTTCGTCTCATTTAGCTACTACGCATCTCGCTGCGCATCAGCAGA
Encoded proteins:
- the elbB gene encoding isoprenoid biosynthesis glyoxalase ElbB, with protein sequence MAKVAVVLSGSGVFDGSELHESVITMLSLEKLGIEYQTFAPDITQLHVVNHQTGEVFESEQRNVLAESNRVSRGNTQSLAKLNQSDFDALVFVGGFGAAKNLSDFAVKGAEYGVLPEISQAINDFHGQGKWVLAMCIAPVLVAKSLPNVSLTIGSDADTIQALEPTGVKHIACSAVEHHVDEENKVITTPAYMLASNLVELETGISGALSVLSKKL
- the ascF gene encoding PTS cellobiose/arbutin/salicin transporter subunit IIBC, yielding MSNNFSALANSVVEKMGGASNVIALTHCMTRLRFVTKDEAGIDADALKKIKGVMGVVQNGDKCQVIVGNNVAAAYKEVMKLLNLDGSAADDAPAPKVKLTPKVIGAKMLDALVGTMSPLIPAIIGGSMVKLAAMLLLMFNVYEADHSTIILLNTIGDGAFFFLPIMVAASAAIKFKTNMSLAIGIAGVLVHPNFIDLMAQAAEGKHVDLFGIPVESVRYTYTVIPVLIMTWIQSYIERWVDSITPTVTKNFLKPMLIVLIAAPIGILLVGPMGIWIGTAISTLVYTIHGTLGWLAVAIMGALWPLLVLTGMHRVFTPTIIQTIAETGTEGMVMPSEIGANIGMGGACLAVAWKTRNIALKQTSMAAGASALMAGISEPALYGVLVRLKRPLIATLITGFIVGGLAGYAGIASHSMAAPSLFTSVQFIDVNDPMSLVWVLGLMALSVVLSFVLTLMLGFDDIPNEEEDDMNKSHKKEADKKEEPKLTEAPVAAKATA
- the ascB gene encoding 6-phospho-beta-glucosidase, producing MSKTTFPSDFLWGGAIAANQSEGGYREGGKGLTTVDMIPYGENRMPIKLGQVDSVELDPSEYYPSHNAIDFYNRYKEDIALLAEMGFKTFRISIAWARIFPKGDEETPNQEGIDFYRSVFEECKKYGIEPLVTLCHFDVPMHLVNEYGSWRSREMITFFERYARTCFEAFDGLVKYWLTFNEINILLASPFSGAGILFQEGENQDQVKYQAAHHELVASALVTKLAHEINPENQVGCMLAGGNFYPYSCKPEDVFTAMQKDRENLFFIDVQSRGYYPSYAQRVFDEKGVVLDIREEDHEILKNTVDFVSFSYYASRCASADMNEGNTSAANVVKSIKNPHLEASDWGWVIDPLGLRITMNTLYDRYQKPLFLVENGLGAKDVLDESGQVNDDYRIDYLRAHVQAMKEAIKDGVPLMGFTPWGCIDLVAASTGEMSKRYGFIYVDRDNLGNGTLNRIPKKSFYWYKKVIESNGEDLD